One segment of Gordonia terrae DNA contains the following:
- a CDS encoding enoyl-CoA hydratase/isomerase family protein, translating to MSELEVDEPAPGVRRLTINRPGVRNAISLSVQRELDRALTRIAADDAIRSVIIAGAGSVAFSAGYDITELARWTPSEAADAAAEREELVWRFWSFPKPVVAAVDGTAHGAGTILAVCADIRVGDPRTRFAVTAARYGGANLTWLLDSVVGAGHARDLLMTSRAVDGAEAYRIGLLSRFVEEGGVSSAAVDTAAGLAELPPEGIREIKSLLQHGPGLDLRTRYDREIAAARTHSHPDQIAGLVAGLAGLADRDARLRRTAAEQ from the coding sequence GTGTCCGAACTGGAGGTGGATGAGCCGGCACCGGGTGTGCGCCGCCTGACCATCAACCGTCCGGGGGTTCGCAACGCGATCTCGCTCTCGGTCCAGCGCGAACTCGACCGAGCGCTCACCCGGATCGCGGCCGACGACGCGATCCGGTCGGTCATCATCGCCGGCGCGGGTTCGGTTGCCTTCTCCGCGGGATACGACATCACCGAGTTGGCGAGGTGGACGCCGAGCGAAGCGGCAGACGCCGCGGCCGAGCGAGAGGAACTCGTGTGGCGGTTCTGGTCGTTCCCGAAGCCGGTGGTCGCCGCCGTGGACGGAACGGCACACGGCGCGGGAACCATCCTCGCGGTGTGTGCGGACATCCGCGTCGGAGACCCGCGCACCCGGTTCGCCGTGACGGCCGCGCGGTACGGCGGCGCCAACCTCACCTGGTTGCTCGACTCCGTCGTCGGTGCCGGACACGCCCGAGACCTGTTGATGACGTCGCGGGCCGTCGACGGGGCGGAGGCGTACCGGATCGGACTCCTGAGCCGGTTCGTCGAGGAGGGCGGCGTGTCGTCGGCTGCTGTCGACACGGCGGCCGGCCTGGCCGAACTCCCGCCGGAGGGCATTCGGGAGATCAAGTCGCTGCTCCAGCACGGCCCGGGACTGGATCTGCGGACGCGCTACGACCGCGAGATCGCTGCTGCGCGAACGCACTCGCACCCGGACCAGATCGCCGGACTGGTCGCCGGCCTCGCCGGTCTCGCCGACCGCGACGCCCGGCTTCGGCGGACGGCGGCCGAGCAATGA
- a CDS encoding aromatic ring-hydroxylating oxygenase subunit alpha yields MERDEKIRLTRRLIDHVDNDSTDYADDLLRVPFSVFNDAELAAKERDVVRRFPHIVAHVDELPKTGSFVTTELIGTPLLVIRQSDGSVKAFSNVCRHRGSRVEFGESGCKRVFACPYHNWSYGKDGALRGMPHAEGFDGMDRADYGLVEFPCEVRHGLVWVVPTVGADLDIRSVLGDKHDDEVTDTGMAESFQVRKETWRLDMNWKIAVDGVQDSYHLCQLHTKTVCNYLEGNITALDVVDRSWRLVVARKAITEVRDADPDSFDVRDYSLANYTVYPGTMLVTEPKHFEIWTIVPDKDDPNVSHCTIRLLSPTKPQTPREERILDKNWELLMETLHDEDWFVTKTITDNAAFGQVDELIYGRNELPGQLFHKMVAGDVEALERERGSRPATAAAH; encoded by the coding sequence ATGGAGCGCGACGAGAAGATCAGGCTGACCCGGCGACTGATCGACCACGTGGACAACGACAGCACCGATTACGCGGACGATCTGCTGAGAGTTCCGTTCTCGGTGTTCAACGACGCCGAACTGGCGGCGAAGGAACGCGACGTGGTGCGGAGATTCCCGCACATCGTCGCCCACGTCGACGAGTTGCCGAAGACGGGCTCGTTCGTCACCACGGAGTTGATCGGTACGCCGTTGCTGGTCATCCGGCAGAGTGACGGGTCGGTGAAAGCCTTCTCGAACGTGTGCCGACACCGCGGGTCGCGCGTGGAGTTCGGTGAGTCCGGGTGCAAGCGCGTCTTCGCCTGTCCGTACCACAACTGGTCCTACGGCAAAGACGGTGCGCTGCGGGGTATGCCGCATGCCGAGGGTTTCGACGGAATGGACCGCGCCGACTACGGACTCGTGGAGTTTCCGTGTGAGGTCCGGCATGGACTCGTCTGGGTGGTGCCGACGGTCGGCGCCGATCTCGACATCCGATCGGTGCTCGGGGACAAGCACGACGACGAGGTCACCGACACCGGGATGGCGGAGTCGTTCCAGGTGCGCAAGGAGACCTGGCGGCTGGACATGAACTGGAAGATCGCGGTCGACGGCGTCCAGGACTCCTATCACCTGTGCCAGTTGCACACGAAGACGGTGTGCAACTACCTAGAGGGCAACATCACCGCTCTCGACGTGGTGGACCGGTCGTGGCGACTCGTGGTGGCGCGCAAGGCCATCACCGAGGTCAGGGACGCCGACCCGGACAGTTTCGACGTCCGTGACTACTCGCTGGCGAATTACACGGTGTATCCGGGCACCATGCTCGTCACCGAGCCCAAGCACTTCGAGATCTGGACCATCGTCCCGGACAAGGACGACCCGAACGTCAGTCACTGCACCATCAGGCTGCTGTCGCCGACGAAGCCGCAGACCCCTCGTGAAGAGCGGATCCTGGACAAGAACTGGGAACTGCTGATGGAGACCTTGCACGACGAGGACTGGTTCGTCACCAAGACGATCACCGACAATGCGGCGTTCGGTCAGGTCGACGAACTCATCTACGGACGAAACGAATTGCCGGGACAGCTGTTTCACAAGATGGTGGCCGGTGATGTCGAGGCGCTGGAGCGCGAACGTGGATCCCGTCCCGCCACGGCTGCCGCGCACTGA
- a CDS encoding TetR/AcrR family transcriptional regulator encodes MAASTDSDKRTDVQEAILRAAEECFARFGMAKTTMEDVARAASLSRATVYRYFRDREALITELVVRRAHTNMDKARAHINKWPTVSERIVEGICRDIRKGHSDPMVNRLVAPESMALSMQLLSVSGRAIELTRELWEPVLLAEQSAGNLRPEVDIELLCEWISELEIMYISQFDSTDHYLDRVRTKLRAFLIPAIVAD; translated from the coding sequence GTGGCCGCAAGCACCGACTCCGACAAGCGCACTGACGTCCAGGAAGCGATCCTCCGGGCAGCAGAGGAGTGCTTCGCGCGTTTCGGCATGGCCAAGACCACGATGGAGGACGTCGCACGCGCGGCCTCACTGTCGCGTGCGACCGTCTACCGCTACTTCCGTGATCGCGAAGCACTCATCACCGAACTGGTGGTGCGCCGCGCCCACACCAACATGGACAAGGCCCGGGCACACATCAACAAGTGGCCGACCGTCTCCGAGCGCATCGTCGAGGGGATCTGCCGGGACATCCGCAAGGGCCATTCCGATCCGATGGTCAACCGACTGGTCGCCCCCGAATCCATGGCGCTGTCGATGCAGTTGCTCAGCGTGTCGGGACGTGCGATCGAGCTGACCCGAGAACTGTGGGAGCCAGTCCTTCTCGCCGAGCAGTCGGCGGGCAACCTCCGCCCCGAGGTCGACATCGAGTTGCTGTGCGAGTGGATCTCCGAACTCGAGATCATGTACATCAGTCAGTTCGACTCCACCGATCACTACCTCGATCGGGTCCGGACGAAGTTGCGCGCCTTCTTGATTCCCGCGATCGTCGCCGACTGA
- a CDS encoding mycofactocin-coupled SDR family oxidoreductase, with amino-acid sequence MQRLSGKVAFISGVARGQGRSHAIRLAEEGASIIGLDICDQIPTVFYPMATREDLAETERLVKEAGGQIVTAVGDVRDRDDIRSVLDAGIDRFGRLDTVIANAGIMPVIGPGEQTQAWHDAVDVMLTGVWNVLDLTVPRLIEQNEGGSIVITSSAAGLTSIGLNTFAGQAGYSAAKHGVVGLMRLYSKQLAKNLIRVNTIHPTGVNTPMVANVEYGEFVNSHPEVANDESYKNPMPVELIESVDISNAIVFLASDEARYITGVTLPVDAGYNVR; translated from the coding sequence ATGCAGAGACTCAGTGGAAAAGTTGCGTTCATCAGCGGCGTGGCGCGCGGACAGGGACGTTCCCACGCCATCCGACTGGCCGAGGAGGGCGCCTCGATCATCGGACTGGACATCTGTGACCAGATCCCGACCGTGTTCTACCCGATGGCCACGCGCGAGGATCTCGCCGAGACCGAGCGACTGGTCAAGGAGGCGGGCGGACAGATCGTGACCGCGGTGGGCGACGTGCGCGATCGGGACGACATCCGCTCGGTGCTCGACGCGGGCATCGATCGCTTCGGCCGCCTGGACACCGTGATCGCCAACGCGGGGATCATGCCCGTGATCGGCCCGGGCGAACAGACCCAGGCCTGGCATGACGCCGTGGACGTCATGCTGACCGGCGTGTGGAACGTCCTCGATCTCACCGTCCCGCGGTTGATCGAGCAGAACGAGGGCGGATCCATCGTGATCACGAGTTCCGCCGCCGGGCTGACGAGCATCGGACTCAACACGTTCGCGGGCCAGGCGGGTTACTCGGCAGCCAAACACGGCGTCGTCGGTCTGATGCGCCTGTACTCCAAACAGCTCGCCAAGAACCTCATCCGCGTCAACACGATCCACCCGACGGGGGTCAACACCCCGATGGTCGCCAACGTCGAATACGGCGAGTTCGTCAACTCCCACCCCGAGGTGGCGAACGACGAGTCCTACAAGAACCCGATGCCGGTCGAGCTGATCGAGTCGGTCGACATCAGCAACGCGATCGTGTTCCTTGCCTCCGACGAGGCCCGCTACATCACCGGGGTGACCCTGCCGGTGGACGCCGGCTACAACGTTCGCTGA
- a CDS encoding DUF559 domain-containing protein codes for MNIRPSTLDAAVRPGHVLRVDDVDGLALADLVDSVSAELPVFLDHRGPTDRTAREVVGEVLDALEDIVVALFPTWLPGGESGSLVDADDAESRARALCRDAGFPSPAVAHLARAAAGARRPASRPADDARAGALTFLLRRSYGRDAVVLAVRAHTALPERAQHAAAAAYDWLADHADLTVWLTADALPAVARVPVVRIGVADGRRPDQTGLAEVPVDPSPAPGPVLVVSRPAGGPAPHSPAEQALERALARAPWARDRQWNRSPGDLDPLTPAVIVDLLWSSERIIVEVDGADHRGPVKYARDRRRDNMLQRAGYLVLRYTNDHVLDDPALVVAELAAAIAERSPSRAPSRPTPARPPMNREEHPWTTPS; via the coding sequence ATGAACATCCGTCCGTCCACGCTCGACGCGGCCGTGCGTCCCGGACACGTGCTACGGGTCGACGACGTGGACGGCCTCGCCCTGGCCGACCTCGTCGACTCGGTCTCGGCCGAGCTGCCCGTGTTCCTGGACCACCGCGGGCCGACGGATCGCACTGCTCGGGAGGTCGTCGGTGAGGTCCTCGACGCCCTCGAAGACATCGTCGTCGCGCTCTTCCCCACCTGGCTCCCGGGCGGCGAGTCCGGCTCGCTGGTCGATGCCGACGACGCCGAATCACGGGCGCGTGCGCTGTGCCGCGACGCCGGCTTTCCCTCGCCCGCTGTCGCCCATCTGGCCCGTGCAGCTGCCGGTGCGCGTCGACCGGCTTCGAGGCCCGCCGACGATGCCCGGGCGGGAGCGCTGACATTCCTCCTCAGACGGTCGTACGGTCGGGACGCCGTCGTCCTGGCAGTACGCGCCCACACGGCACTGCCCGAGCGCGCCCAGCACGCCGCGGCCGCCGCATACGACTGGCTGGCGGACCACGCGGACCTCACCGTGTGGCTCACCGCCGACGCGCTACCGGCCGTCGCGCGGGTGCCGGTGGTGCGAATCGGGGTCGCCGACGGGCGGCGCCCCGACCAGACCGGCCTCGCGGAGGTGCCGGTCGACCCGTCACCGGCCCCGGGTCCCGTTCTCGTCGTCTCCCGACCGGCGGGTGGACCGGCACCGCACAGCCCCGCCGAGCAGGCTCTCGAACGAGCCCTTGCGAGGGCGCCGTGGGCGCGCGACCGCCAGTGGAACCGGAGTCCGGGTGACCTCGACCCGCTGACGCCCGCGGTCATCGTCGACCTCCTGTGGTCGAGTGAACGGATCATCGTGGAGGTCGACGGCGCCGATCATCGCGGACCGGTAAAGTACGCGCGAGATCGACGTCGCGACAACATGCTTCAGCGTGCCGGGTACCTCGTTCTGCGCTACACGAACGACCACGTTCTCGATGACCCCGCGCTTGTCGTCGCAGAATTGGCCGCCGCGATCGCCGAACGCTCCCCGTCGCGGGCACCCTCGCGACCGACGCCCGCCCGACCCCCTATGAACCGCGAGGAGCATCCGTGGACCACGCCCAGCTGA
- a CDS encoding helicase HerA domain-containing protein, giving the protein MDADARQALESIRLNWADTPDDVWGTADPFHVGGLHEDTIVDIVRSFDDARRSPSGSPIGVTVRGPAGSGKTHLLGRVRHRVQEEGGYFFLVKLLDATDFWRSVLVAIIDDLGRPAPRHRSQLNQLLHRLAIDAEVSDDTRAAVTGGAPLQPAALDDFIHGVYTRHSRHRRRSQHILRALVLLESDDFAAKDLGEAFLHLDIDDADELAAWGIRNARLGYQEIVENISRIIAFDDAAVLAIDQIDTLIEAGKTAEPGEESQVEKLAHGLMSVRETMSRTTCVVSSISAAWDYLSGHVMRSAVDRFRLPPTLQRPASADFGRLLLARRFAPGFSGVGFTPPHPTWPVSDTALRTATDYTPRELMVTVDRQIAALLRSDTFAEITDLTGAAQTSPATTTTTSISGAGQTTIPGIDESGRDTATPATDHTPSRTSPPTAVSSDDAPFTKIDQRYADLISRADPLPALVPDTEDRIVPSLLHAGLSTWIQALTRDADLWQLDARPGPKSPLHGRIRQLVDPNRDIEQSWSFRAIAASNARAVQTRLSSATTTSGFTLGDIERTLVILRRDPWPTGPKTQQMVTELHDRGGRVVAWTEHDIKRLSALATLRAERPSHLREWISARNPAAEIEFIADILGPALEAPAARVDTPVAPASQTDTTSGRREPGTAGHTSTPPTPREPEAGNPRSTDPQSSDRQSPDLPSRSESPGSDVGGSRSRTTASVVDQSITLGRSVATGEGVTVSLLALRKHVALFAGSGSGKTVLIRRIVEEAALRGVSSIILDVNNDLARLGTPWPDDDPRPWTPADRELAKRYLHDTEVAVFTPGRASGRPLSFQPLPDFSTVAGNPDEFRAAVDSAVGALIPHARAIGTSAKAYRQQAVLQQSMEAFGRRGGGTLQAYVGLLTELPDDASTLADAPKLAAELAENLKASMAIDPVFGGDAAPADPGFLLTPGPGFRARVSVINLAGLGTDDRRASFVNQLQMALFAWIKKNPAVDRPLGGLLVMDEAQNFAPSVRMTAASKSTSALASQARKYGLGLIFATQSPTGIDNKISANSSTQIFGLLNHPTQIDRAKELAANKGSRVPDIGKLPAGTFYIASEGGRFAKAATPLCLTYHPSSPPTEDEVVELARSTAPRGQ; this is encoded by the coding sequence ATGGACGCCGACGCCCGTCAGGCACTCGAGTCCATCCGACTCAACTGGGCCGACACCCCTGACGACGTGTGGGGCACCGCCGACCCCTTTCACGTCGGCGGCCTGCACGAGGACACCATCGTCGACATCGTCCGATCCTTCGACGACGCCCGGCGCTCACCGTCGGGAAGCCCGATCGGGGTCACCGTGCGCGGACCGGCCGGATCGGGTAAGACGCACCTGCTCGGTCGGGTCCGACATCGGGTCCAGGAGGAGGGCGGCTACTTCTTTCTCGTCAAGTTGCTCGACGCCACCGACTTCTGGCGTTCGGTTCTCGTCGCGATCATCGATGATCTCGGACGACCGGCTCCGCGACATCGCTCGCAACTGAACCAGCTCCTCCACCGACTCGCGATCGACGCCGAGGTGTCGGACGACACGCGTGCCGCGGTGACCGGTGGCGCACCGCTGCAACCCGCGGCGCTCGACGACTTCATCCACGGCGTCTACACGCGCCACTCCCGGCACCGGCGCCGTTCGCAGCACATCCTGCGTGCACTCGTACTGCTCGAGTCCGACGACTTCGCGGCCAAGGACCTCGGCGAGGCGTTCCTGCATCTCGACATCGACGACGCCGACGAGCTCGCCGCGTGGGGGATCCGCAACGCCCGACTCGGCTACCAGGAGATCGTGGAGAACATCTCGCGCATCATCGCCTTCGATGATGCCGCGGTGCTCGCCATCGACCAGATCGACACCCTGATCGAGGCCGGGAAGACCGCCGAACCCGGCGAGGAATCCCAAGTGGAGAAGCTGGCGCACGGTCTCATGTCGGTGCGCGAGACCATGAGCCGAACGACCTGTGTGGTCTCCTCGATCTCCGCGGCGTGGGACTACCTGTCCGGGCACGTCATGCGATCGGCGGTCGACCGCTTCCGGTTACCACCCACGCTGCAGCGGCCGGCCAGCGCCGATTTCGGCCGGTTGCTCCTCGCCCGGCGCTTCGCCCCGGGTTTTTCCGGGGTGGGATTCACACCGCCGCACCCTACGTGGCCGGTGTCCGATACCGCGCTGAGGACGGCAACCGACTACACACCACGCGAACTGATGGTGACCGTGGACCGCCAGATCGCCGCACTGCTCCGCAGCGACACCTTTGCCGAGATCACCGACCTCACTGGAGCCGCGCAGACGAGTCCCGCGACGACCACCACCACATCCATCTCGGGGGCGGGCCAGACCACGATTCCGGGAATCGACGAATCCGGTCGCGACACAGCAACTCCCGCGACCGACCACACTCCCTCTCGAACATCGCCGCCGACAGCCGTCTCGTCGGACGATGCGCCATTCACGAAGATCGATCAGCGATACGCGGACCTGATCTCGCGCGCCGACCCCCTACCCGCGTTGGTACCCGACACCGAGGACAGGATCGTCCCGTCACTCCTGCACGCGGGACTGTCGACCTGGATCCAGGCCCTCACGCGCGACGCCGACCTCTGGCAGCTCGACGCTCGGCCGGGCCCGAAAAGCCCGCTGCACGGGCGCATCCGGCAGCTCGTCGACCCCAACCGGGACATCGAACAGTCCTGGAGCTTCCGCGCGATCGCCGCATCGAACGCGCGGGCCGTCCAGACCCGACTGTCGAGCGCGACCACGACCTCCGGGTTCACGCTCGGCGACATCGAACGCACCCTGGTGATCCTCCGGCGGGACCCCTGGCCCACCGGCCCCAAGACCCAGCAGATGGTCACCGAACTCCACGATCGTGGGGGCCGGGTCGTGGCCTGGACCGAACACGACATCAAACGGCTCAGTGCGTTGGCCACGCTGCGCGCCGAACGGCCATCGCATCTCCGCGAGTGGATCTCCGCCCGCAACCCGGCCGCCGAGATCGAATTCATCGCCGACATCCTGGGCCCCGCACTCGAGGCGCCTGCGGCCCGTGTGGACACACCGGTGGCCCCGGCGTCACAGACGGACACGACGTCAGGACGACGCGAGCCGGGCACCGCGGGCCACACCTCGACCCCGCCGACACCCCGCGAACCGGAGGCCGGGAACCCCCGGTCCACCGACCCGCAGTCCTCCGACCGCCAGTCCCCCGACCTACCGTCGCGGTCGGAGTCGCCGGGTTCGGACGTCGGCGGATCACGCTCGCGGACAACCGCGTCCGTCGTCGACCAGTCGATCACACTCGGGCGAAGTGTCGCCACCGGCGAGGGGGTGACGGTCTCACTGCTCGCCCTGCGCAAGCACGTGGCGCTGTTCGCCGGATCCGGTTCGGGTAAGACGGTGCTCATCCGACGCATCGTCGAAGAGGCTGCGTTGCGGGGAGTGTCATCGATCATCCTGGATGTGAACAACGACCTCGCCCGCCTGGGGACACCGTGGCCGGACGACGACCCGCGCCCGTGGACACCCGCCGACCGCGAACTCGCCAAGCGCTACCTCCACGACACCGAGGTCGCCGTTTTCACCCCGGGCCGGGCATCGGGACGTCCACTGAGTTTCCAACCGCTACCGGACTTCAGCACGGTCGCCGGCAACCCCGACGAGTTCCGCGCCGCGGTCGACTCCGCCGTCGGCGCGCTGATCCCGCATGCCCGGGCGATCGGCACCAGCGCGAAGGCCTACCGGCAGCAAGCAGTCCTGCAGCAGTCCATGGAGGCCTTCGGACGCCGCGGCGGCGGAACCCTGCAGGCCTACGTCGGATTGCTGACCGAGTTGCCGGACGACGCGAGCACCCTCGCCGACGCTCCCAAGCTCGCCGCCGAACTCGCCGAGAACCTCAAGGCCTCCATGGCGATCGATCCCGTCTTCGGGGGTGACGCCGCCCCGGCCGACCCCGGGTTCCTCCTCACCCCGGGTCCCGGCTTCCGGGCCCGGGTGTCGGTCATCAATCTCGCCGGCCTGGGCACCGACGACCGGCGGGCGAGTTTCGTGAACCAGCTCCAGATGGCACTGTTCGCCTGGATCAAGAAGAACCCCGCCGTGGATCGACCACTCGGCGGCCTGCTCGTGATGGACGAGGCGCAGAACTTCGCCCCGTCCGTCCGGATGACCGCGGCGTCGAAGAGCACCAGTGCACTGGCGTCGCAGGCTCGCAAGTACGGGCTCGGTCTGATCTTCGCGACCCAGTCGCCGACCGGTATCGACAACAAGATCTCGGCCAACTCCTCGACCCAGATCTTCGGGCTTCTCAATCATCCGACACAGATCGACCGCGCCAAGGAACTCGCCGCCAACAAGGGCAGCAGGGTGCCCGACATCGGCAAGCTACCGGCGGGAACGTTCTACATCGCGAGCGAGGGCGGGCGGTTCGCGAAAGCGGCGACCCCGCTGTGCCTGACATATCACCCGTCGAGTCCCCCGACCGAGGACGAGGTGGTCGAACTCGCCCGCTCGACGGCACCGCGCGGACAGTGA